CCCAACTGGTTGATGATCTCCTTGACGTGATTCGCCTGAAGGAGAAGCGGATTACGCTTCAGAAGAAACCCTTATCTCTTGCATCTGTCATCCCAGGCGTGATCGGCATGTTCCGATTCATGGCAGAGGGCAAGCCTGTCCATATGGAGGTGGACATTCCAGATACACTGCCACTTATCCAGGCCGATGAGAGGAGACTTGTTCAGGTTCTCTACAATTTGTTGCATAATGCACTCAAATTTACCGATGAAGGTACGATTACCGTATCTGTCCGGGAACATGGAGAAAGCATTTTAATTCAAGTCTCGGATACAGGTGTGGGCATAAGTGAAGAGATGCAACAGCGAATATTCGAAGCGTATGAACAAGGGACCCCAGAGGCTCGATTAAGTGGAGGAATTGGCCTTGGTCTCCATATCAGCAGGCAGCTCACCGAACTCCATGGCGGCCAGCTCACTGTACAATCTGCACCTGGGCAAGGATCAATCTTCCAGATCTCGCTTCCACGGGAAGATACCGCATCGCTGGCTGACCAGACTGAACAGCGATGGGAGGCTCATGGCTTTGATGAAATCGCGATTGCAGAGCCGCAGCAGCAGACCTTATCCCATTCTCATGATAAGACTGTCGCCCGTATTCTTGCCGTCGATGATGATCCTGTAAACCTGCGAGTGCTAATCTCTATGCTGGCGAATGAACCCTATCATATTCAACCTGCGGCTTCCGCGCTTGAGGCACTTGAGTTACTGGATACGGAGCCGTGGGATTTACTAATTGCCGATGTCATGATGCCTCATATGTCCGGTTATGAACTGACCGAGAACGTACGCAAACGTTATTCGGTCTCTGAGCTTCCCATCCTGTTATTGACGGCCCGTAACGAACCGGCCGATATCTATGCCGGATTCATGGCCGGTGCAACGGACTATGTCACCAAGCCTGTTGATGCCGTTGAGTTGAGGCATCGCATTGGATCACTGATTGTGCTGAAACAATCCATTGATGAGCGACTGCGCATGGAGGCTGCCTACTTACAAGCGCAGATCCAGCCCCATTTTCTTTTTAATACGCTCAATTCAATCATGGTTCTTAGTGAGATGGACACGGAGCGAATGCAGAAGCTGGGCGATGCTTTTATCGAGTACTTGCAGACCAGCTTTCATTTTGTCAATTCGGAGAAAATGGTTGAGGTCACTCATGAGCTGGATCTCTCCCGCGCCTATCTCTACATTGAGAAAGAACGATTCATGCATCGGTTGAACGTCATCTGGGATATTCCCGATGATCTTGATCTATGCCTGCCGCCACTCACCATTCAACCGCTCATTGAGAATGCTGTTCGACATGGTATTCTCAGTAAAGTTGAGGGTGGAACCGTGCATATCCGAATCATCAACCAAACAGCGTCCACCCTCATTGAGATTGAGGATGATGGTGTGGGGATGCAGCCCGAGCAGATCGAACGGGCACTGGCATGGCCCAAGAAAGGTCCCGGCGGAACTGGAGGCATTGGATTAACCAATACACATCGCCGGTTGACCCAGATGTACGGACAAGGTTTGACCATCGTCAGCTCGCCGGGCCAAGGTACGAAAGTTTCCTTTGTCATCCCTTTGGACCGCAGCACAAGAGCCTGAACGACAAGTTAAATTACTCTCTAACTCTTGAACTGCAATCTGTACTCGATGCTCTATGCAACATGTGCCGCATGCGCACTTGAGGTGTAAGGTGCATACGATGCTGGGCATATTCAGTGGTTCATATTCATATTTGTGTTCATACCTATATCCAGGTTCAGCTTCACTTTGAGATATACCAAACAAACCAAAAGAGAGCTAAGCACGGGCTTCATCCCGGCTTAGCTCTTTTTTGGCTTAATTATTATCTAACACGATTAGATTAATCGCTATACGTGAAGGACATGTTTTTCATCCGATAATCCCAGTGCCTTGGCTGTTGAAGAATGAACCTCTTTGAGAAGATCCAGGTTCTCAACAAGTGATATGCCATAGGATGGAATCATTTCCTTGATCTTCGGCTCCCATGCCTCCATATGCTGCGGGAAGCAACGCTGAAGAATCTCAAGCATGACCTGAACCGCGGTGGATGCACCCGGTGATGCACCCAGCAAAGCCGCGATTGTTCCATCAGCAGATGTGACTACTTCTGTACCGAATTGGAGCGTACCCTTGCCACCTTGAACGGTATCCTTGATGACCTGAACACGCTGCCCTGCAAGAACCATATCCCAATCCTCACTCTTCGCACCCGGAACAAAGTCACGCAATTCTGCCATACGCTGTTCTTTCGATAACATGAGTTGTTGAATTAGATATTTGGTCAAAGAGATTTCTTTGACACCTGCTGCGAGCATCGTAAGCAGATTGTGCATCTTAACCGACGTGATTAAGTCGGCATTGGAACCCGTCTTCAGGAACTTCGGCGAGAACCCGGCAAACGGTCCGAATAACAGCGACTTCTTATTGTCGATAAATCGGGTATCCAGATGCGGAACGGACATTGGCGGAGCCCCTACCGAAGCCTTGCCATATACCTTGGCGTGATGCTGTTCCACGACTTTTTGATTTTTGCACACCATAAAGATGCCACTGACCGGGAATCCTCCGATATGTTTGCCTTCCGGAATGCCCGTCTTCTGGAGCAAATGCAGACTTCCGCCGCCGGCGCCAATGAAGACAAACTTCGCCTTATGGCGTTCGACTGCACCACTCTTCAGGTTTTTCACGGATAATTCCCATTGTCCATCGCTGGTACGTTTCATATTCTTCACGCTATGTTGGTAGTGGATACCCACGTTTTGTTCTTTCATATGTTTGATCAGCATACGCGTTAAAGCACCAAAGTTAACGTCCGTACCGGAGTCAATTTTGGTCGCTGCAACAGGTTCATTACTGGTACGATCTTTCATCATCAGCGGCATCCATTTCGCCAGCTCTTTCTTGTCATCCGAGAATTCCATGCCTGCAAACAACGGGTGATTCGACAAGGAGTCATAACGTCTTTTCAAAAACTGGACATTGCTCTCTCCGTGTACATAACTCAAATGAGGAATCGGCATAATGAAGTCCCGCGGATTACGAATCAGACGGCTATTGACGAGATAGGACCAAAATTGCTTTGAGATCTGAAATTGTTCATTCACTTTAATTGCTTTGCTAATATCTACGGTTCCGTCTGGTCGTTCAACGGTATAGTTAAGTTCGCACAATGCAGCATGCCCGGTTCCGGCATTATTCCATTCGTTGGAGCTTTCCTCTCCTGCAGTGGCTAGCTTTTCGAAAACCTTAATATTCCAGTCTGGTGCCAATTCTTTTAGCAAAGTTCCCAAAGTTGCACTCATAATTCCGGCACCAATCAAGATCACATCTGTACTCGTTTGTCCCTGGCTCATGTCTACCGTCCTTATATCCTATATTTGCCAAAAGGATGTAAGCGTTATCGATTTGGCATTTGCAGCAAGCCCATTCTTGAACGGGGTCGCACCTTCTCTGAATGAATATACCTTGATCTAGTGTATCAATAATATAGAGCAATTTAAATATGCAATTTCAAGATATTTGCTATTCCATCAGTATACGCTAGTTTACATCGGAACGTTAGCCCGGTTATAGGCCTGAAAGATATATTTGTTCAAAACAAAGAAAGGAGCCCGGTTTTAGTCGGACTTAGGGAATCAAATGTTGTATAGCCGTGAAAATGGATGCGTGAAGAGCCGCTCTCGAATGTTCGCTAAGCGGCTCATTAATTAAAGGGAATGGGCATGACAGCCTACACGGCGTTTCAGGAAGTACTCAGAAAATCGAAATCAGTTCCTTCGTGTACGGATGGCGTTCTTCAGCGAACAACGCATCTGCGCCAAAGCGGTCAACGATCTGACCTTCCCGCATGACGATAATACGCTGACTCATGCGATGTACGGCAGCCAGATCATGCGAGATGAACACGTATGACAGACCAAGCGATGTCCGGAGATCGGTGAGTAACTGCAAAACTGCTCCTTGCGAGATCACGTCCAGGCTGGCCGTCGGTTCATCCAACACGACAACGTCCGGCTCAATCCCAATAGCACGTGCGATCGTGACCCGTTGACGCTGTCCACCACTTAGCTCATGGGGGTATCGTCCAGCCAAATCCCTAGGAAGCTCGACCGCTTCAAGCAGCTTTTGGACGTATGCATCCTTCGATGTGTAGGTAAAGTGGGACAGCTCGGCGTTCCGTCCAAGTTGTTCATATGGATCGATTAACGAATCGGCAATCTTGAGCTTTGGATTCAGTGCAGCCATCGGGTTCTGGAATACAATCTGAATCTTCCGGCGATGAGGCCGCAATCGTCGGCCGCTCAGCCGCGCGATATCCTGTCCACCCAGTGTAATCGAGCCCGTGTCCGCATCTTCAATCCGCAGCAGACAGCGGGCAAGCGTACTCTTGCCACAGCCGCTCTCGCCAACCAGGCCAAGGCACTCGCCGCGGTTCAGAGTGAAGGAAATATCATTCACCGCCGGTCGGTCTGCACCTGCATACGTTCGGCTGAGATGTTCCACGTGAAGCACGGGGTTGCCGGAGAGGCTGGACGATGAAGCAGTCTTTGCAGCAGCGGTATCTAAATCAGCATCTGTACCTCTATCCTTAGTATCTGTATCCGCAGGATCTATGACTGCATTGTCTGTGTCTGCATGGTTTACGTCGTTAGCAAAATCGTGGCTTCGCACACCGGATTGTTCCGATTCCGACTGCACAAGTCCATGGCGTTCTTCATCTGTGGTCATCTTCATTCCGTTCCTGCCTCCTTCAATCCCGACTTCAGCGAGCGGCTCAGGACGGGAGCTGCCTCAATTAACTGGCGCGTATATTCATGCTGGGGATGATCGAGAATGCGATGTTTGCCGCCAGATTCGACGATCTGTCCTTCCTTCATGACAGCCAAACGGTTGGCATAGCGGCGTACATGGCGCCAGTCGTGTGTGATAAACAGAATCGCACAGCCCGTCTCCGCTTGTTTGCGTGCCAGCAGTTCCAATACGCGGTGCCCGGATACACTGTCCAGTGCCGTTGTCGCTTCGTCAGCGATCAGCAGACGAGGGGAGAGCATCAGCGATGTGGCAATCGAAGCTCGCTGAAGCTGTCCACCGCTCAACTGGAACGGATAGCGGCGCAGCAGTTCCGCGCCAAGGCCAACCGATTCCAGTGCCTCCTCTGCCCGCTTCTTGCGGATGGCAGAAGACTTC
The window above is part of the Paenibacillus sp. 1781tsa1 genome. Proteins encoded here:
- a CDS encoding ABC transporter ATP-binding protein; the encoded protein is MKMTTDEERHGLVQSESEQSGVRSHDFANDVNHADTDNAVIDPADTDTKDRGTDADLDTAAAKTASSSSLSGNPVLHVEHLSRTYAGADRPAVNDISFTLNRGECLGLVGESGCGKSTLARCLLRIEDADTGSITLGGQDIARLSGRRLRPHRRKIQIVFQNPMAALNPKLKIADSLIDPYEQLGRNAELSHFTYTSKDAYVQKLLEAVELPRDLAGRYPHELSGGQRQRVTIARAIGIEPDVVVLDEPTASLDVISQGAVLQLLTDLRTSLGLSYVFISHDLAAVHRMSQRIIVMREGQIVDRFGADALFAEERHPYTKELISIF
- a CDS encoding ABC transporter ATP-binding protein; amino-acid sequence: MILSIEELSISSRDRTIVDRVSLAVREGEFMALVGQSGSGKSLLSQAIGRLLPPNLHASGRVMFEGSNLLERKPKEMRALRGSRISYIFQDYQGAFTPFRSIGGHFDEYQKVHGEKSSAIRKKRAEEALESVGLGAELLRRYPFQLSGGQLQRASIATSLMLSPRLLIADEATTALDSVSGHRVLELLARKQAETGCAILFITHDWRHVRRYANRLAVMKEGQIVESGGKHRILDHPQHEYTRQLIEAAPVLSRSLKSGLKEAGTE
- a CDS encoding malate:quinone oxidoreductase, producing the protein MSQGQTSTDVILIGAGIMSATLGTLLKELAPDWNIKVFEKLATAGEESSNEWNNAGTGHAALCELNYTVERPDGTVDISKAIKVNEQFQISKQFWSYLVNSRLIRNPRDFIMPIPHLSYVHGESNVQFLKRRYDSLSNHPLFAGMEFSDDKKELAKWMPLMMKDRTSNEPVAATKIDSGTDVNFGALTRMLIKHMKEQNVGIHYQHSVKNMKRTSDGQWELSVKNLKSGAVERHKAKFVFIGAGGGSLHLLQKTGIPEGKHIGGFPVSGIFMVCKNQKVVEQHHAKVYGKASVGAPPMSVPHLDTRFIDNKKSLLFGPFAGFSPKFLKTGSNADLITSVKMHNLLTMLAAGVKEISLTKYLIQQLMLSKEQRMAELRDFVPGAKSEDWDMVLAGQRVQVIKDTVQGGKGTLQFGTEVVTSADGTIAALLGASPGASTAVQVMLEILQRCFPQHMEAWEPKIKEMIPSYGISLVENLDLLKEVHSSTAKALGLSDEKHVLHV
- a CDS encoding ATP-binding protein, with the translated sequence MKLLTYKKIPRYVLLSILFLTILLGFRWIWSESFTIPKHPEPAKGVLDLRGWDLANASPISLDGEWEFHPHALISNRDIKIADSSSAPIQVPGDWRNVLPQSSSSFGYGTYRLRILVDPSVKEVSLWAQKIQTSSIIEMNGTIVAEFGQPATHAEAYRPERTAFAISYALDGSAEINLLVQTANFDDPYSGGITRSLYFGSPEAIGSERGLSIDLQKITFAILILHSLYAFVMFLFIRKERALLTFSMLTLVAALTVTSDHDNLLLSWIPLNFTWIVKAKAFSYPLFAFFLLQMARSFSHSLQGRKLFRIYASVLGVYCVFLLIAPVTLIYHVLKIGLSDFLYLFAIGWSVYLFFRMAAEKRSDASFLLFAATSSLSSVLWGIVNSRNEITNVYYPIDVIAAIFGFSAYWFRKYFRNSSEIEKLYEQLKEEDRQKDQFLVNTAHELRTPLHGIINIAESIAVRERRKSGGQQAEDMKLLVTIGRRMSQLVDDLLDVIRLKEKRITLQKKPLSLASVIPGVIGMFRFMAEGKPVHMEVDIPDTLPLIQADERRLVQVLYNLLHNALKFTDEGTITVSVREHGESILIQVSDTGVGISEEMQQRIFEAYEQGTPEARLSGGIGLGLHISRQLTELHGGQLTVQSAPGQGSIFQISLPREDTASLADQTEQRWEAHGFDEIAIAEPQQQTLSHSHDKTVARILAVDDDPVNLRVLISMLANEPYHIQPAASALEALELLDTEPWDLLIADVMMPHMSGYELTENVRKRYSVSELPILLLTARNEPADIYAGFMAGATDYVTKPVDAVELRHRIGSLIVLKQSIDERLRMEAAYLQAQIQPHFLFNTLNSIMVLSEMDTERMQKLGDAFIEYLQTSFHFVNSEKMVEVTHELDLSRAYLYIEKERFMHRLNVIWDIPDDLDLCLPPLTIQPLIENAVRHGILSKVEGGTVHIRIINQTASTLIEIEDDGVGMQPEQIERALAWPKKGPGGTGGIGLTNTHRRLTQMYGQGLTIVSSPGQGTKVSFVIPLDRSTRA